In the genome of Methanoculleus horonobensis, one region contains:
- a CDS encoding HEAT repeat domain-containing protein, with product MQRRDIPAGEKQYDVGHLASRQDIDGLIEALQSGDPASRRTAALSLGALGEWRGVEHLIRALTDPAQGVREGAANALVMVGTPAVEPLIDVLERRDAATGYGLPREAPGEGLTQVDLLGGPEGIPPTKRTLRHRGGIRQHDAFGGPADIREAGGGRARDMEEGLAQHDAFGGPEDIRRRGARRAVEGEEEITQHDLLGGPGDVGTMKSLRHPAIAQHDLFGGPGDAEAHEALFPGARRAGVVTEGAVPGTGMRRAYAAVILGEIADPRAEGALGRSLSDTDPAVRRAAEDGMERFRQKRGMGTPVPPTIR from the coding sequence ATGCAGAGAAGGGATATTCCCGCAGGGGAGAAGCAGTACGATGTCGGGCACCTGGCATCGAGACAGGACATCGACGGCCTGATCGAGGCGCTGCAGAGCGGCGATCCGGCCTCCCGCCGGACGGCCGCCCTCAGCCTCGGGGCACTCGGGGAGTGGCGGGGGGTGGAACACCTCATCCGGGCGCTCACCGACCCGGCACAGGGCGTCCGGGAAGGGGCGGCGAACGCGCTCGTCATGGTCGGGACGCCGGCGGTCGAACCGCTGATCGACGTCCTCGAACGTCGTGATGCTGCGACCGGGTACGGGCTTCCGCGGGAAGCACCCGGGGAAGGGCTGACACAGGTCGATCTCCTCGGCGGGCCCGAAGGTATACCGCCCACGAAGAGGACGCTCCGGCACCGGGGAGGCATCAGGCAGCACGATGCCTTCGGCGGACCCGCGGATATCCGGGAGGCAGGAGGCGGAAGAGCCCGCGACATGGAGGAGGGGCTCGCCCAGCACGACGCCTTCGGCGGCCCGGAGGATATCAGGAGAAGGGGAGCCCGAAGGGCGGTCGAAGGGGAGGAGGAGATCACCCAGCACGATCTTCTCGGCGGTCCCGGAGACGTCGGGACGATGAAAAGCCTCCGTCACCCTGCAATCGCGCAGCACGACCTATTCGGCGGCCCGGGAGATGCAGAGGCGCACGAGGCCCTCTTCCCCGGCGCGAGGAGGGCAGGCGTCGTGACGGAAGGCGCCGTGCCCGGCACGGGAATGCGCAGGGCCTACGCCGCCGTCATCCTCGGCGAGATCGCCGATCCGCGGGCGGAAGGGGCGCTCGGCCGGTCGCTCTCCGACACCGACCCCGCCGTCCGGAGGGCGGCCGAGGACGGGATGGAGCGGTTCCGGCAGAAGCGTGGGATGGGCACACCCGTCCCGCCGACGATCCGGTGA
- a CDS encoding dolichyl-phosphate beta-glucosyltransferase, whose translation MLDDTRAGGVRPADCTLVIPAYNEERRIRSLLEDVSGFRGKLVFVCDGTDATAEIVGTFAEAHPSLSIRCLAFPARLGKGGGVVAGMAAAETPFVGYMDADGSTALSEMERLFDRLATADGAIGSRWVEGSVLPVRQGFRRRVESRLFNLMVKAFFGLGYRDTQCGAKVFRKDALREVLSSIRSTGFEFDVELLWRLRRSGYRVEEVPITWENRDESKVMTSDAKAMLLGMIRLRFG comes from the coding sequence ATGCTAGACGATACACGCGCCGGCGGCGTGAGACCGGCAGACTGCACCCTGGTGATCCCCGCATACAACGAAGAGCGGCGGATCCGGTCGCTCCTCGAGGACGTCTCGGGTTTCCGAGGCAAACTCGTCTTCGTCTGCGACGGAACCGACGCCACTGCAGAGATCGTCGGTACGTTCGCGGAGGCTCACCCGTCGCTCTCCATCCGGTGCCTGGCGTTTCCGGCCCGGCTCGGGAAAGGGGGAGGCGTCGTCGCCGGGATGGCGGCGGCGGAGACACCCTTCGTCGGCTACATGGACGCGGACGGCTCGACCGCGCTATCCGAGATGGAGCGGCTCTTCGACCGTCTCGCAACCGCCGACGGCGCCATCGGCTCGCGCTGGGTCGAGGGCTCGGTTCTCCCCGTGCGGCAGGGGTTCCGGCGCCGGGTCGAGAGCCGCCTCTTCAACCTCATGGTCAAGGCGTTCTTCGGGCTCGGTTACCGCGACACCCAGTGCGGCGCGAAAGTCTTCCGGAAAGATGCACTCAGAGAGGTTCTCTCCTCAATCCGGTCGACCGGGTTCGAGTTCGACGTCGAACTCCTCTGGCGGCTGCGCCGGAGCGGCTACCGGGTGGAGGAGGTGCCGATCACCTGGGAGAACCGGGACGAGTCGAAGGTGATGACCTCGGACGCGAAGGCGATGCTGCTCGGGATGATCCGCCTCCGGTTCGGGTGA
- a CDS encoding HD domain-containing protein: MFEKTLFVEEINGGVQVDAPFVVDAAELREKRGGKYIQLAISDKTGRGTCKVWGTPELSVEQIETFCRAIRPGEVYRIQGYAKEFNGTCEVNVNDGIANLADPIRGDLLDPSWFVHAPTDNDAVRRGLGRMAAQIEDPGVFSLVSRVMNDTPGFFEVPAAKRRHHDYMGGLAEHTLETAEIAANLAGSVCRAQMDTDVLLAGALLHDVGKASCFCRRGFSFVALPDYTLVGHTAIGAAALMKYSAGVDLARFSHILHIVMSHHGPHGEVQPRTPEAWAVHFADNASATLRSVCDDASALNPGEERLGARTRQPVYRF; the protein is encoded by the coding sequence GTGTTTGAGAAGACACTATTCGTGGAGGAGATCAATGGGGGCGTGCAGGTCGATGCGCCCTTCGTGGTGGACGCTGCAGAACTCCGGGAGAAGCGGGGCGGCAAGTACATCCAGCTTGCCATCTCCGATAAGACCGGACGGGGAACCTGCAAGGTCTGGGGGACGCCCGAGCTCAGCGTGGAGCAGATCGAGACGTTCTGCCGTGCTATCCGGCCCGGCGAGGTCTACCGGATCCAGGGATACGCGAAGGAGTTCAACGGCACCTGCGAGGTAAACGTGAACGACGGGATCGCGAACCTGGCTGACCCGATCCGGGGAGACCTCCTCGATCCGTCCTGGTTTGTCCATGCCCCCACCGACAACGACGCGGTCCGCCGGGGACTCGGGCGTATGGCCGCCCAGATCGAAGATCCCGGCGTCTTCTCCCTTGTCTCGAGGGTGATGAACGATACGCCCGGGTTCTTCGAGGTGCCCGCGGCCAAACGCCGGCACCACGACTATATGGGAGGCCTTGCGGAGCACACCCTCGAGACCGCGGAAATTGCGGCGAACCTCGCGGGCAGCGTCTGTCGGGCCCAGATGGATACCGACGTCCTCCTCGCCGGAGCACTCCTCCACGACGTCGGCAAAGCATCCTGCTTCTGCCGTCGGGGGTTCTCGTTCGTCGCGCTCCCCGACTACACGCTCGTCGGGCATACGGCGATCGGGGCGGCGGCGCTGATGAAGTACTCCGCCGGGGTCGATCTCGCGCGATTTAGCCACATCCTCCATATCGTGATGTCGCACCACGGCCCCCACGGCGAGGTTCAGCCCCGGACACCCGAGGCCTGGGCGGTTCACTTCGCCGACAACGCGAGCGCCACCCTCCGGAGCGTCTGCGACGACGCGAGCGCTCTTAATCCGGGAGAGGAACGACTGGGAGCACGGACGCGGCAGCCGGTCTACCGGTTCTGA
- a CDS encoding DJ-1/PfpI/YhbO family deglycase/protease, producing the protein MKLLLAIAPERFRDEELEIPRHTFEEAGIGVDLASTVAGTCTGMLGCTVEAAMTFEDADPDDYVGIVIVGGSGSEEHLWGSERLRDLVRSFFEQGKVVAAICLAPVVLARAGILAGRHATVYRSPAAVAEMKKAGANLLEIPVVADMQVVTANGPEAAAQFADTIITKLEC; encoded by the coding sequence ATGAAACTCTTGCTTGCGATTGCACCTGAACGGTTCAGGGACGAGGAACTGGAGATCCCGAGACACACCTTCGAAGAGGCGGGAATCGGCGTCGATCTCGCCTCTACTGTCGCCGGCACGTGCACGGGGATGCTGGGATGCACCGTGGAGGCGGCCATGACGTTTGAGGACGCGGATCCCGACGATTATGTCGGGATCGTGATCGTGGGCGGCAGCGGTTCCGAGGAGCATCTCTGGGGAAGCGAACGGCTCCGGGATCTCGTCCGCTCGTTCTTCGAACAGGGCAAGGTCGTCGCCGCCATCTGCCTCGCGCCGGTCGTGCTGGCACGGGCGGGCATCCTCGCCGGGCGTCATGCGACGGTATACAGGAGCCCGGCGGCCGTCGCGGAGATGAAGAAGGCGGGAGCAAACCTCCTTGAGATCCCCGTCGTCGCCGATATGCAGGTCGTGACCGCGAACGGCCCCGAGGCCGCCGCACAGTTCGCCGACACCATCATCACGAAACTGGAATGCTAG
- a CDS encoding YHS domain-containing protein — protein sequence MAVDPVCKMDVDEASAKFTSEYKGKTYYFCAPGCKKLFERDPEAYLKGS from the coding sequence ATGGCAGTTGATCCGGTATGCAAGATGGACGTCGACGAGGCGAGTGCGAAGTTCACGTCCGAGTATAAGGGGAAGACCTACTACTTCTGCGCCCCGGGCTGCAAGAAGCTCTTCGAGCGCGACCCCGAAGCGTACCTGAAGGGGTCGTAA
- a CDS encoding heavy metal translocating P-type ATPase translates to MPEEKRKAELKISGMHCASCALNVERALQGRDDVYDARVNLANETAVVEYDPAKTTLADLERAVTDAGYEVVRNEATIRIGGMVCASCAQVIEASLGDIDGVYDARVNLANENARVVYNPALVTTSDIRAAVEDAGYQYLGLEEEIPEDVEARMREEDLRDKFRRFVVGFAVSIPLFFYMLFGMPGAAALPVSMNLVMLVVTLPVFLYVSAPIFRAAAAALRNRALTMDVMYAMGIGVAYGASLLGTFQIVLTPDFNFYETAVMLAAFLTLGRYLEARAKGRTSEAIKKLIGLRPKTATVIRDGREVEVPVETVVVGDVILVRPGEKVPVDGTVVGGESSVDESMITGEPIPVDKAEGDEAVGGTLNVNGVLQVRAEKIGKDMVLAQIIRLVRDAQGSKPPVERIADVAVSYFIPVVLAIAAGAFLVWYVGLNSSLLFALTVLISILVVACPCALGLATPTAVTVGIGRGAELGLLIRNGEALEVSEKLTAVVFDKTGTLTRGKPDVTDIVAFGVPEDRLLAVAAAVEKNSQHPLAEAVVRRAESAGVSVPASERFTTFGGRGVSAVVEGKEVLIGNQPFLMERGIAVPPKAGMRVAAFQDVGKTAVFVAIGGDLAGIIAIADTLKPTTRVAVAELKRMGLSVVMITGDNERTANAIAREVGITDVHAGVLPQEKAEEVRALQVRGEVVAFVGDGINDAPALAQADVGIAIGSGTDVAIESGDIVLIRDDLVDAVAAVELSRKVMSRIKQNLFWAFAYNSALIPLAAGVLYPFFGITFRPELAALAMALSSVTVVSLSLLLKTYIPPVKRGILSEVDTYGS, encoded by the coding sequence ATGCCGGAGGAGAAGAGAAAGGCGGAACTGAAGATCTCCGGGATGCACTGTGCGTCCTGTGCGCTCAACGTGGAACGCGCTCTCCAGGGCCGGGACGACGTCTACGACGCCCGGGTCAACCTCGCAAACGAGACCGCCGTCGTCGAGTACGACCCGGCGAAGACAACCCTCGCCGACCTTGAGAGGGCGGTCACTGACGCCGGCTACGAGGTCGTGAGGAACGAGGCCACCATCCGGATCGGCGGGATGGTCTGCGCCTCGTGCGCTCAGGTGATCGAGGCCTCGCTCGGCGACATCGACGGGGTCTACGATGCCCGGGTCAACCTCGCAAACGAGAACGCGCGGGTCGTCTACAACCCCGCGCTCGTTACGACATCGGATATCCGGGCCGCCGTCGAGGATGCCGGCTACCAGTATCTCGGGCTCGAAGAAGAGATCCCCGAGGATGTCGAGGCCCGGATGCGGGAAGAAGACCTCCGGGACAAGTTCCGGCGGTTTGTCGTCGGGTTCGCGGTGAGCATCCCGCTCTTCTTCTACATGCTCTTCGGGATGCCGGGGGCGGCCGCCCTTCCGGTCTCCATGAACCTCGTCATGCTCGTCGTCACCCTGCCGGTCTTCCTCTACGTCAGCGCCCCCATCTTCCGGGCAGCGGCCGCTGCGCTCCGGAACCGTGCGCTGACGATGGACGTCATGTACGCGATGGGGATCGGCGTCGCCTACGGCGCAAGCCTCCTCGGGACGTTTCAGATCGTCCTCACCCCGGACTTCAACTTCTACGAGACCGCGGTGATGCTCGCGGCGTTCCTGACCCTCGGGCGCTACCTCGAAGCCCGGGCGAAGGGGCGGACGTCCGAGGCCATCAAGAAACTGATAGGACTCCGCCCGAAGACCGCGACGGTGATCCGGGACGGCCGGGAGGTCGAGGTTCCGGTCGAGACCGTCGTCGTCGGCGACGTCATCCTGGTCAGGCCGGGCGAGAAGGTGCCGGTGGATGGGACGGTCGTCGGCGGCGAGAGTTCGGTGGACGAGTCGATGATCACCGGCGAACCCATCCCGGTCGATAAAGCAGAGGGCGACGAGGCCGTCGGCGGCACCCTGAACGTGAACGGCGTGCTTCAGGTCAGGGCCGAGAAGATCGGGAAGGATATGGTGCTCGCGCAGATCATCAGGCTCGTCCGGGACGCCCAGGGATCGAAGCCCCCGGTGGAGCGGATCGCCGATGTCGCGGTCTCCTACTTCATCCCGGTCGTCCTCGCGATCGCGGCCGGTGCCTTCCTGGTCTGGTACGTGGGGCTCAACTCCTCGCTCCTCTTTGCGCTCACGGTGCTGATCTCCATCCTGGTCGTCGCCTGCCCCTGTGCGCTCGGGCTCGCCACCCCGACCGCCGTGACCGTCGGGATCGGCCGGGGCGCCGAACTCGGGCTGCTGATAAGAAACGGCGAGGCGCTCGAGGTCTCGGAGAAGCTGACCGCGGTCGTCTTCGACAAGACCGGGACGCTCACGCGGGGGAAACCCGACGTCACCGATATCGTCGCGTTCGGGGTTCCGGAAGACCGGCTGCTGGCGGTCGCCGCGGCGGTCGAGAAGAACTCGCAGCACCCGCTCGCGGAGGCGGTCGTCCGGCGGGCGGAGAGTGCCGGGGTCAGCGTCCCGGCATCGGAGCGGTTCACGACCTTCGGCGGCCGGGGGGTCAGCGCCGTCGTGGAGGGGAAGGAGGTCCTTATCGGGAACCAGCCGTTCCTCATGGAGCGCGGCATCGCCGTCCCGCCGAAGGCCGGGATGCGGGTGGCCGCGTTTCAGGACGTGGGGAAGACCGCGGTCTTCGTCGCCATAGGCGGCGACCTCGCAGGCATCATCGCCATCGCCGATACCCTCAAGCCGACGACGCGGGTTGCCGTCGCGGAACTGAAACGGATGGGCCTCTCGGTGGTGATGATCACCGGCGACAACGAGCGGACGGCGAACGCCATCGCCCGCGAGGTCGGGATCACGGACGTCCATGCCGGGGTGCTGCCGCAGGAGAAGGCCGAGGAGGTCCGGGCCCTCCAGGTGCGGGGCGAGGTCGTGGCCTTCGTCGGCGACGGGATCAACGACGCCCCGGCGCTCGCCCAGGCGGACGTCGGGATCGCCATCGGGAGCGGAACCGACGTCGCCATCGAGAGCGGGGATATCGTCCTCATCCGCGACGATCTCGTCGACGCCGTCGCAGCCGTCGAACTCTCCCGGAAGGTGATGAGCCGGATCAAGCAGAACCTCTTCTGGGCGTTCGCCTACAACTCCGCCCTCATCCCCCTCGCGGCAGGCGTGCTCTACCCCTTCTTCGGCATCACCTTCCGGCCGGAGCTTGCGGCGCTCGCGATGGCCCTCTCGTCGGTGACGGTCGTATCGCTCTCCCTGCTGCTCAAGACTTATATACCTCCGGTGAAGAGAGGAATCCTGTCGGAGGTCGATACCTATGGCAGTTGA
- a CDS encoding HEAT repeat domain-containing protein, with protein sequence MEQDMGKRFNIDLLRAEKDVDGLIEALRSSDGLTRQRAALALGDFGGAEAVGPLVRALGDPLTAVREAAADSLTLLGSPAVGPLVELLENPEASGKYGEEEEGVSPPTVTGPGGRTWELDTARDIRRVYATAILGEIDDPAAVEPLARALGDENDDIRCQASGAIAKFGERATEPLRRMLADQNPDTRILAAGVLGDSGDSSAVEPLIGALRDSDDDVRGAAAGALMRMGDAAVEPLVTATKDADRNVRLYAAGALKYIGNPRAIDALEALARSGDQDERSVAEDAIESIRMARGEAAPEPSAPTSR encoded by the coding sequence TTGGAGCAAGACATGGGGAAGCGGTTCAACATCGATCTGCTGAGAGCGGAGAAGGATGTCGACGGCCTGATCGAGGCGCTCCGCAGCAGCGACGGCCTGACCCGCCAGCGGGCCGCCCTGGCGCTCGGGGACTTCGGCGGTGCCGAGGCGGTCGGGCCGCTCGTCCGGGCGCTCGGCGATCCGCTGACGGCGGTGCGGGAGGCGGCGGCGGACTCGCTCACACTGCTCGGGAGCCCGGCGGTCGGGCCGCTGGTCGAACTCCTCGAGAACCCGGAGGCGTCGGGGAAGTACGGGGAGGAGGAGGAGGGCGTGAGCCCGCCGACCGTGACCGGGCCAGGCGGCCGAACCTGGGAGCTTGATACCGCGAGGGATATCCGGCGGGTCTATGCGACCGCCATCCTCGGCGAGATCGACGATCCTGCCGCGGTGGAACCGCTCGCCCGGGCGCTCGGGGACGAGAACGACGACATCCGGTGCCAGGCCTCGGGAGCGATAGCGAAGTTCGGCGAGAGAGCGACGGAGCCGCTTCGCCGGATGCTTGCCGATCAGAACCCGGACACCCGGATCCTCGCGGCCGGCGTCCTCGGGGACAGCGGGGATTCCTCGGCGGTCGAGCCCCTCATCGGGGCGCTCCGGGACAGCGACGACGATGTCCGGGGCGCGGCGGCGGGCGCCCTCATGCGGATGGGCGATGCCGCGGTCGAGCCCCTCGTCACGGCGACGAAGGATGCCGACCGGAACGTCCGGCTCTACGCAGCGGGTGCGCTCAAGTACATCGGCAACCCACGGGCGATCGACGCCCTCGAGGCTCTTGCCCGGAGCGGGGATCAGGACGAGAGAAGCGTCGCAGAGGACGCGATCGAGAGCATCCGGATGGCCCGTGGGGAGGCCGCTCCGGAGCCGTCGGCGCCGACATCTCGATAA
- the hisD gene encoding histidinol dehydrogenase, giving the protein MWQALDIETWIAGRRSEIGRVKDPVFEIIGRVRAEGDAALLDLTKRFDKIDLEEIAVSDEELEAAYDEVDAELVTNLVEAEERISRFHELQRGRDLWLQEMEPGITLGVKTTPLSRIGAYVPGGRAAYPSTALMCTIPAKVAGVAEICCCTPPPINPITLVALDIAGVDEVYRVGGAQAIAAMALGTESIPRVEKIVGPGNVYVTAAKMLLRDEAEIDFPAGPSEIAILADGTANPTFVAADILAQAEHDPNAACVLVTTDAAVADAVGAEVKRMAGEAKRRDIVAKALEHSGYIVAADIDEAVATVDGIAPEHLSVQVADPLAVLNRIRSAGSIFVGPYAAVACGDYASGTNHVLPTAGYARLYSGLDVNHFCRRSTVQMITREGLDAIGDIVETIADAEGLHAHAESVRVRRRG; this is encoded by the coding sequence ATGTGGCAGGCGCTGGATATCGAGACCTGGATTGCCGGACGGCGGTCGGAGATCGGCCGGGTGAAGGATCCGGTCTTTGAGATCATCGGGAGGGTGCGGGCGGAGGGCGACGCCGCCCTGCTCGACCTGACGAAGAGGTTCGATAAGATCGATCTCGAGGAGATCGCCGTCTCCGATGAGGAACTGGAGGCGGCTTACGACGAGGTGGACGCAGAGCTGGTCACGAACCTCGTGGAGGCGGAAGAGCGGATCAGCCGGTTCCACGAACTGCAGCGCGGACGCGACCTCTGGCTGCAGGAGATGGAGCCCGGGATCACCCTCGGCGTCAAGACGACTCCGCTCTCCCGTATCGGCGCCTACGTCCCCGGCGGGCGGGCGGCCTACCCCTCGACGGCGCTGATGTGCACGATCCCGGCGAAGGTCGCGGGGGTCGCGGAGATCTGCTGCTGCACCCCGCCGCCGATCAACCCGATCACCCTCGTCGCGCTCGATATCGCCGGGGTCGACGAGGTCTACCGGGTCGGGGGAGCCCAGGCGATCGCGGCGATGGCGCTCGGGACGGAGTCGATCCCGCGGGTGGAGAAGATCGTCGGCCCGGGGAACGTCTACGTCACCGCAGCGAAGATGCTGCTCCGTGACGAGGCCGAGATCGACTTCCCGGCGGGCCCGAGCGAGATCGCGATCCTCGCGGACGGCACGGCGAACCCGACCTTCGTCGCGGCCGATATCCTCGCCCAGGCTGAGCACGACCCGAACGCCGCCTGCGTCCTGGTGACCACCGACGCGGCCGTCGCGGATGCGGTCGGTGCCGAGGTGAAGCGGATGGCCGGGGAGGCGAAGCGCCGCGATATCGTCGCAAAAGCCCTCGAGCACTCCGGCTACATCGTCGCCGCAGACATCGACGAAGCGGTCGCGACCGTCGACGGCATCGCCCCCGAGCACCTCTCTGTCCAGGTGGCCGATCCGCTCGCCGTCCTCAACCGCATCCGGAGCGCCGGGTCGATCTTCGTCGGCCCCTACGCGGCAGTGGCCTGCGGCGACTACGCCTCGGGGACGAACCACGTCCTCCCGACGGCGGGCTACGCCCGGCTCTACTCCGGCCTCGACGTGAACCACTTCTGCCGCCGCTCGACCGTCCAGATGATCACGCGGGAGGGGCTTGACGCGATCGGCGACATTGTGGAGACGATCGCCGACGCGGAGGGGCTCCACGCCCACGCGGAGTCGGTGCGGGTCCGGAGAAGGGGATAA
- a CDS encoding substrate-binding domain-containing protein, translated as MKTDTTLLTAGIVAILLTFAACAGCTGTAPDDNATPTAPAGGGNILRIATTTSLENTGLLAELERIYEGETGMDLQFIAQGTGQSIDSGRRGDVDLVLVHAPDLEQQFIDDGFGINPRCIAYNYYIIVGPESDPAGIANMTPVEAFRTIYLAGTNDTQGVAFVSRGDNSGTHAQEKVLWGEAGYDYEADVLDAGAWYVEAGKGMGDTLILANEQQAYTLSDEGTYLSFADRLDLVPVVAEGAELMNRYSAIAVNPEEHPGVNAEGAADFIDWLTTNETKQMIGEFGAEEFGKPLFTPLYAPECNEPPFNCTCAEPVTA; from the coding sequence ATGAAGACAGATACTACTCTTCTAACGGCAGGCATCGTTGCGATCCTGCTCACATTTGCCGCATGCGCGGGATGCACCGGGACAGCGCCCGACGATAACGCGACGCCCACCGCTCCCGCCGGCGGGGGGAACATACTCAGGATAGCCACCACGACGAGCCTGGAGAACACCGGGCTGCTCGCGGAGCTCGAACGGATCTACGAGGGGGAGACCGGGATGGATCTCCAGTTCATCGCCCAGGGCACCGGGCAGTCGATCGACTCCGGGAGGCGCGGCGACGTCGATCTCGTCCTCGTCCACGCCCCGGACCTCGAGCAGCAGTTCATCGACGATGGCTTCGGGATCAATCCCCGGTGCATCGCCTACAACTACTACATCATCGTCGGGCCGGAGTCCGACCCGGCGGGGATCGCGAACATGACCCCGGTGGAGGCCTTCCGGACGATCTATCTCGCCGGCACGAACGACACGCAGGGTGTCGCCTTCGTCTCCCGCGGCGACAACTCCGGGACGCACGCTCAGGAGAAGGTGCTCTGGGGGGAGGCGGGCTACGACTACGAGGCCGATGTCCTTGACGCCGGGGCCTGGTACGTCGAGGCCGGCAAGGGCATGGGCGACACCCTGATCCTTGCAAACGAGCAGCAGGCATACACCCTCTCCGATGAGGGAACCTACCTCTCGTTCGCAGACAGGCTGGACCTCGTCCCGGTCGTCGCTGAGGGTGCGGAGCTCATGAACCGCTACAGCGCGATCGCCGTCAACCCCGAAGAGCACCCCGGAGTGAACGCAGAGGGAGCCGCGGACTTCATCGACTGGCTCACCACGAACGAGACGAAGCAGATGATCGGCGAGTTCGGGGCCGAGGAGTTCGGCAAACCGCTCTTTACGCCCCTCTACGCACCCGAGTGCAACGAGCCGCCGTTCAACTGCACCTGCGCGGAGCCGGTGACTGCCTGA